Proteins co-encoded in one Streptomyces roseochromogenus subsp. oscitans DS 12.976 genomic window:
- a CDS encoding DeoR/GlpR family DNA-binding transcription regulator, protein MSERTAEERQRAIVLAARATGSVDVTALAAQLGVAKETIRRDLRALEDHGLVRRTHGGAYPVESAGFETTLAFRATSHVPEKRRIAAAAAELLGDAETVFVDEGFTPQLIAEALPTDRPLTVVTASLPVAGSLAEAENMSVLLLGGRVRAGTLATVDHWTTKMLSGFVVDLAFIGANGISREHGLTTPDPAVSEVKAQAMRAARRTVFAGVHTKFGAVSFCRFADISALEAIVTSTQLPAAEAHRYSLLGPQVIRV, encoded by the coding sequence ATGAGCGAGCGGACGGCGGAAGAACGCCAGCGTGCGATCGTGCTGGCCGCGCGTGCGACCGGCTCGGTCGACGTCACCGCGCTGGCCGCCCAGCTCGGCGTGGCCAAGGAGACCATCCGGCGCGATCTGCGGGCCCTGGAGGACCACGGCCTGGTCCGTCGTACGCACGGCGGCGCCTATCCGGTGGAGAGCGCCGGCTTCGAGACGACGCTCGCCTTCCGGGCCACCAGCCATGTCCCCGAGAAGCGCAGGATCGCGGCCGCCGCGGCCGAGCTGCTCGGGGACGCCGAGACGGTCTTCGTGGACGAGGGCTTCACCCCGCAGCTCATCGCCGAGGCCCTGCCGACCGACCGGCCGCTGACCGTGGTCACCGCGTCCTTGCCGGTAGCGGGCTCCCTCGCCGAGGCCGAGAACATGTCGGTCCTGCTCCTCGGCGGGCGGGTGCGGGCCGGCACGCTGGCCACCGTCGACCACTGGACGACGAAGATGCTCTCGGGTTTCGTCGTCGACCTCGCCTTCATCGGTGCCAACGGCATCTCCCGTGAGCACGGCCTGACCACGCCCGACCCCGCGGTCAGCGAGGTCAAGGCGCAGGCGATGCGGGCCGCCCGGCGTACCGTCTTCGCGGGCGTGCACACCAAGTTCGGCGCGGTCAGTTTCTGCCGGTTCGCCGACATCAGCGCCTTGGAGGCGATCGTGACGAGCACCCAGCTCCCGGCCGCCGAGGCCCACCGCTACTCCCTGCTGGGCCCGCAGGTCATCCGGGTCTGA
- a CDS encoding NAD-dependent epimerase/dehydratase family protein has product MPAPRTVLLTGAAGGLGTLMRSLLPGYGYTLRLFDVRPVDGEPDAITADLGDEAALREAVRGVDAVLHLAGISLEAPFGKILKSNIEGTYNLYEAARQEGVPRIVFASSNHAVGYTPAPRAGQPLIPVDTPHRPDTFYGLSKSFGEDLAQLYWDRHGLETVSVRIGSCFPEPTSVRMLSVWMSPADGARLFHAALTAERVGHTVVYGSSANTRLWWDLTSARALGYAPQDDSEPYAEKLIAEQGELDPENPAHSHLGGHFVNDPPIWPY; this is encoded by the coding sequence ATGCCCGCTCCCCGCACCGTTCTGCTCACCGGCGCCGCCGGCGGGCTCGGCACCCTGATGCGGTCCCTGCTGCCGGGGTACGGCTACACACTGCGCCTGTTCGATGTGCGCCCCGTCGACGGCGAGCCGGACGCGATCACCGCCGACCTCGGTGACGAGGCGGCGCTGCGCGAGGCCGTGCGGGGCGTGGACGCGGTCCTGCACCTCGCGGGCATCTCTCTGGAAGCCCCCTTCGGGAAGATCCTGAAGTCCAACATCGAAGGCACCTACAACCTCTACGAGGCCGCCCGCCAGGAGGGCGTCCCGCGGATCGTCTTCGCCTCCTCCAACCACGCCGTCGGCTACACCCCGGCCCCGCGCGCGGGCCAGCCGCTGATCCCGGTCGACACCCCGCACCGCCCGGACACCTTCTACGGCCTGTCCAAGTCCTTCGGCGAGGACCTCGCCCAGCTGTACTGGGACAGGCACGGCCTGGAGACCGTGTCCGTGCGCATCGGCTCCTGCTTCCCGGAGCCGACGAGCGTGCGCATGCTTTCGGTGTGGATGAGCCCGGCCGACGGCGCCCGTCTCTTCCACGCGGCCCTGACCGCCGAGCGGGTCGGCCACACCGTCGTCTACGGCTCCTCCGCCAACACCCGGCTGTGGTGGGACCTGACCAGCGCGCGGGCGCTCGGCTACGCGCCGCAGGACGACTCGGAGCCGTACGCCGAGAAGCTGATCGCCGAGCAGGGCGAGCTGGACCCGGAGAACCCGGCGCACAGCCACCTCGGCGGGCACTTCGTGAACGATCCGCCGATCTGGCCGTACTGA
- a CDS encoding 5-dehydro-4-deoxyglucarate dehydratase, whose product MTPAPLTERLRDPRGPLFFPVTAYGPDGSLDLDVYRTHVRQGVAAGAAAVFACCGTGEFHALLPEEFEACVRVAVEASDGRVPVVAGAGYGTALAVRYARLAEAAGADGLLVMPPYLVLAGQEGLLRHYREIAAATALPVIVYQRDNAVFTPQTVVALARTDGIAGLKDGLGDLDLMQRIISAVRTEVPGDFLYFNGLPTAEQTQLAYHALGVTLYSSAVFCFAPELALAYHRALTSGDTATVRRLLDGFYRPFVELRAQGRGYAVSLVKAGVRLRGLDVGEVRPPLDEPAEDHVKQLAQLIERGYALLEEDA is encoded by the coding sequence GTGACGCCAGCCCCTCTCACCGAACGGCTCCGCGATCCGCGCGGGCCGCTCTTCTTCCCCGTCACGGCCTACGGCCCCGACGGCTCGCTCGATCTCGACGTCTACCGCACCCATGTCCGCCAGGGCGTCGCCGCCGGTGCGGCCGCCGTGTTCGCCTGCTGCGGCACCGGGGAGTTCCACGCGCTGCTGCCGGAGGAGTTCGAGGCCTGCGTCCGGGTGGCCGTCGAAGCATCCGACGGACGCGTACCGGTCGTCGCGGGCGCCGGATACGGCACCGCGCTCGCCGTCCGCTACGCGCGTCTGGCCGAGGCGGCCGGCGCCGACGGCCTCCTCGTCATGCCGCCCTACCTCGTCCTCGCCGGCCAGGAGGGCCTGCTGCGGCACTACCGGGAGATCGCCGCGGCCACCGCGCTGCCGGTCATCGTCTACCAGCGCGACAACGCCGTATTCACCCCGCAGACGGTGGTCGCACTCGCCCGCACCGACGGGATCGCCGGCCTCAAGGACGGCCTCGGCGACCTCGACCTGATGCAGCGGATCATCAGTGCCGTACGCACCGAAGTCCCCGGCGACTTCCTGTACTTCAACGGCCTGCCCACCGCCGAGCAGACCCAGCTCGCCTACCACGCCCTCGGCGTCACGCTGTACTCCTCGGCCGTCTTCTGCTTCGCCCCCGAGCTCGCCCTCGCCTACCACCGGGCCCTGACCTCCGGCGACACGGCGACCGTGCGGCGCCTCCTGGACGGCTTCTACCGCCCGTTCGTGGAGCTGCGCGCCCAGGGCCGCGGCTACGCCGTCTCGCTCGTCAAGGCGGGCGTACGGCTGCGCGGCCTGGACGTCGGCGAGGTCAGGCCCCCGCTGGACGAGCCGGCGGAGGACCACGTCAAACAGCTCGCCCAGCTGATCGAGCGGGGATACGCACTGCTGGAGGAGGACGCGTGA
- a CDS encoding MFS transporter, which translates to MTTSWTLLRVLRDRNAGLYLTSLVVSAFGTSSLSLAAGVWVKDLTGSDGLPALCFVAAWAPTLAGPALGTLADRVRRKPLLIVLNLALAAVLPTLFTVHSPGGLWLLFTVLLLYGTVGVVGDAAESALVTSAVPGDLRGDFNGLRMTVTEGMKLVAPLTGAGLYAAFGGPAVAGLDAVTFVLAAGLCALLRVHEERPDRSGGGWRKQTAEGVRHLWGHPGLRPLVQAGGTTMLLASLSSTTVYAVVDRLGHSPAYTGVLYAFQGTGSVTAGLVSGVALRRLGGRRFGAVGIALTAVAVAARAVPSDAVALASAVAIGLGLPCVLVATFTAVQQQTPGPLLGRATATANTLVFMPNVIGLTVGAGLIELASPALLLPLYGLALLLAATALAQRADSASRTAARSGSDANPA; encoded by the coding sequence ATGACGACTTCCTGGACGCTGCTGCGCGTGCTGCGGGACCGCAACGCGGGGCTGTATCTCACGAGCCTGGTGGTGTCGGCCTTCGGTACCTCCTCGCTGTCACTGGCGGCGGGCGTGTGGGTCAAGGACCTCACCGGGTCCGACGGCCTGCCCGCCCTGTGCTTCGTCGCCGCGTGGGCGCCCACCCTGGCGGGTCCGGCGCTGGGCACGCTCGCCGACCGCGTGCGCCGCAAACCCCTCCTCATCGTCCTGAACCTGGCTCTGGCCGCCGTACTCCCGACACTCTTCACCGTCCACTCGCCCGGCGGACTGTGGCTGCTGTTCACCGTCCTGCTCCTGTACGGCACGGTCGGCGTGGTCGGGGACGCCGCCGAGTCGGCCCTGGTCACCTCCGCCGTCCCGGGCGACCTCCGCGGCGACTTCAACGGGCTGCGGATGACCGTCACCGAGGGCATGAAGCTCGTCGCTCCGCTGACCGGGGCAGGCCTGTACGCGGCCTTCGGCGGACCGGCGGTCGCCGGTCTGGACGCGGTCACCTTCGTGCTCGCCGCCGGACTGTGCGCCCTGCTGCGGGTGCACGAGGAGCGGCCCGACCGGTCCGGCGGCGGCTGGCGGAAGCAGACCGCCGAGGGCGTCCGGCATCTGTGGGGTCACCCCGGGCTGCGCCCACTGGTCCAAGCCGGGGGTACGACGATGCTCCTCGCCTCGCTGAGCAGCACGACGGTGTACGCCGTGGTGGACCGCCTCGGTCACTCCCCCGCCTATACCGGCGTGCTGTACGCCTTTCAGGGCACCGGTTCGGTGACGGCCGGGCTCGTCTCCGGGGTCGCGCTACGGCGGCTGGGCGGGCGCCGGTTCGGGGCGGTGGGGATCGCGCTGACGGCGGTCGCGGTGGCCGCGCGGGCGGTGCCGTCGGACGCGGTGGCCCTCGCGTCCGCCGTGGCGATCGGTCTGGGCCTGCCCTGTGTGCTCGTCGCGACGTTCACCGCCGTCCAGCAGCAGACGCCCGGCCCGCTGCTGGGCCGGGCGACGGCCACCGCGAACACTCTGGTCTTCATGCCCAACGTCATCGGACTGACCGTCGGGGCGGGCCTGATCGAACTGGCCTCACCGGCGCTGCTGTTGCCGCTCTACGGCCTCGCGCTGCTCCTGGCGGCCACCGCGCTCGCTCAGCGCGCCGACAGCGCCTCACGTACCGCTGCCAGATCCGGGTCCGACGCCAACCCGGCGTGA
- a CDS encoding TIGR03086 family metal-binding protein, translating to MTMVDLGPQTRIVARLAESVTDDRLTGPTPCPECAVRNLLGHIQMLSVAFRDAARKDLGTTTDTNPTAAVPDIGPGWREELPKALDELADAWRAPEAWTGMTRAGGVDLPGEVAGAVVADELVIHGWDLARATGLPYAPDPVALDSALVFLQAAADDPNRGNGLFGPVVPVPENAPLLDRAVGLSGRDPGWRP from the coding sequence ATGACCATGGTCGACCTCGGCCCGCAGACCCGGATCGTGGCGCGGCTCGCCGAGTCCGTGACCGACGACCGGCTGACCGGCCCCACCCCGTGTCCGGAGTGCGCGGTGCGGAACCTGCTGGGCCATATCCAGATGCTGTCCGTGGCGTTCCGTGACGCCGCCCGCAAGGACCTCGGTACGACGACCGACACCAACCCGACCGCCGCCGTCCCGGACATCGGCCCCGGCTGGCGCGAGGAACTGCCCAAGGCCCTCGACGAACTCGCCGACGCCTGGCGCGCCCCGGAGGCCTGGACCGGGATGACCCGCGCGGGCGGCGTGGATCTGCCGGGCGAGGTCGCCGGCGCCGTCGTCGCCGACGAACTGGTCATCCACGGCTGGGACTTGGCCCGCGCCACCGGCCTGCCCTACGCCCCCGACCCCGTCGCCCTCGACTCGGCTCTCGTCTTCCTCCAGGCCGCGGCAGACGACCCGAACCGAGGCAACGGCCTCTTCGGCCCGGTCGTCCCGGTCCCGGAGAACGCGCCCCTGCTGGACCGGGCGGTCGGCCTGAGCGGCCGGGATCCGGGGTGGCGCCCTTAG
- a CDS encoding GntR family transcriptional regulator, with protein MTPVPTPIPSRTQFVLDAIKHRILTGQLTPGQALVETELAAQFGVSKTPVREALKTLAGTGLVVMSQYKGVTVRMVDADMAREVYDVRLLLEPEALRRAVRRGASLADARDALTRADAATDTAERSLANREFHRSLYLPCGNPLLGRMLDEVRDQAALVSAVAWAADPSWEREAAEHREILRLALDGDADGAALALHAHIASFVQRAFPSATEVAEATEAAGNAKDPEGAVPHAEKGHR; from the coding sequence ATGACCCCTGTGCCCACCCCGATCCCGTCCCGCACACAGTTCGTGCTGGACGCCATCAAACACCGCATCCTGACTGGGCAGTTGACGCCAGGTCAGGCCCTGGTCGAGACGGAGCTGGCCGCGCAGTTCGGGGTGTCCAAGACTCCGGTGCGGGAGGCGCTGAAGACCCTCGCAGGGACCGGGCTCGTCGTGATGAGCCAGTACAAGGGCGTCACGGTGCGCATGGTGGACGCGGACATGGCGCGCGAGGTCTACGACGTACGGCTGCTGCTGGAGCCCGAGGCGCTGAGAAGGGCCGTCAGGCGAGGCGCGTCCCTGGCTGACGCGCGCGACGCGCTGACCCGGGCCGACGCCGCCACCGACACCGCCGAACGCTCCCTCGCCAACCGGGAGTTTCACCGCTCCCTGTACCTGCCCTGCGGCAACCCGCTGCTCGGCCGGATGCTCGACGAGGTCCGTGACCAGGCCGCCCTGGTCTCCGCCGTCGCCTGGGCCGCCGACCCCTCCTGGGAGCGGGAGGCCGCCGAGCACCGGGAGATCCTGCGGCTCGCACTCGACGGCGACGCCGACGGCGCCGCCCTCGCCCTGCACGCCCACATCGCGTCCTTCGTGCAGCGGGCTTTCCCCTCGGCCACCGAGGTCGCCGAGGCAACCGAGGCCGCCGGGAACGCCAAGGACCCCGAGGGCGCAGTCCCCCACGCGGAGAAGGGTCATCGATGA
- a CDS encoding dihydrodipicolinate synthase family protein, with the protein MSSVTFETQRTALADVVAIPVTPFAADGSVDTGAHRALLRRLLGGGIRTLAPNGNTGEFYALTPEERGLVTELTMDEAGDRSVILVGVGHDLPTAIASARHARDLGAPMVMVHQPVHPYVSAAGWVDYHRAIAESVPELGVVPYIRDARLPGARLAELAGHCPNVIGVKYAVPDAARFAAFARDAGLDRFVWVAGLAEPYAPSYFSAGATGFTSGLANVAPAVSLNMAEALRSGDYPAAMKVWEQIRRFEELRAAHGSANNVTVVKEALAALGLCRRDVRPPSRPLPEDERAEVAAIATGWSI; encoded by the coding sequence ATGAGCAGCGTGACGTTCGAGACCCAACGGACGGCCCTGGCCGATGTGGTGGCCATCCCGGTGACACCCTTCGCCGCGGACGGCTCCGTCGACACCGGCGCCCACCGGGCCCTGCTGCGTCGCCTGCTCGGCGGCGGGATCCGGACCCTCGCTCCGAACGGCAACACCGGCGAGTTCTACGCGCTCACCCCCGAAGAGCGCGGCCTGGTCACCGAGTTGACGATGGACGAGGCCGGTGACCGCTCGGTGATCCTCGTCGGCGTCGGCCACGACCTGCCCACCGCCATCGCCTCCGCCCGGCACGCCCGCGACCTCGGTGCCCCGATGGTCATGGTCCACCAGCCCGTGCACCCGTATGTCTCGGCGGCCGGCTGGGTCGACTACCACCGCGCCATCGCCGAGTCCGTGCCCGAGCTGGGAGTGGTGCCCTACATCCGCGACGCCCGGCTGCCCGGCGCCCGGCTCGCCGAACTCGCCGGCCACTGCCCCAACGTCATCGGGGTCAAATACGCCGTGCCCGACGCCGCCCGCTTCGCCGCCTTCGCCCGCGACGCCGGCCTCGACCGCTTCGTCTGGGTCGCCGGTCTCGCCGAGCCGTACGCCCCGTCCTACTTCTCGGCGGGCGCCACCGGCTTCACCTCCGGGCTCGCGAACGTCGCCCCCGCCGTCTCGCTGAACATGGCGGAAGCGCTTCGATCCGGCGACTACCCGGCCGCCATGAAGGTGTGGGAGCAGATCCGCCGCTTCGAGGAACTCCGCGCCGCCCACGGCTCCGCCAACAACGTCACCGTCGTCAAGGAAGCCCTCGCCGCGCTCGGCCTGTGCCGCCGCGACGTCCGCCCGCCTAGCCGGCCGCTGCCCGAGGACGAGCGCGCCGAGGTCGCCGCCATCGCCACCGGATGGTCGATATGA
- the araD gene encoding L-arabinonate dehydratase — protein MVDMKRPEELRSHQWYGTDGLRSFSHRARTRQLGYLPEEHAGKPVVAILNTWSDINPCHVHLRDRAQAVKRGVWQAGGFPLEFPVSTLSETFQKPTPMLYRNLLAMETEELLRSYPVDGAVLMGGCDKSTPALLMGAASVDLPTVFVPAGPMLPGHWRGEVLGSGTDMWKYWDDKRAGLVGDCEMAGLESGLARSPGHCMTMGTASTLTAAAEALGVTVPGASSIPAVDSGHDRMAAKAGLAIVELVCRDRKLSDILTREAFTDAVTTVLGLGGSTNAVIHLIAMAGRAGVRLTLDDFDRIARTVPVLANVRPGGQRYLMEDFHFAGGLPGFLSRITDLLHLDRPTVSYDTLREQLDGARVHDDDVIRPRDNPVASEGGVAVLRGNLCPDGAVIKHIAAEPRLLKHTGPAVVFDDYKTMQRTINDPALGITADSVLVLRGAGPKGGPGMPEYGMLPIPDHLLQQGVRDMVRISDARMSGTSYGACVLHVAPESYVGGPLALVRTGDLITLDIDARSLHLHVDDAELALRRSRWTPPSARHERGYGVLYNGQITQADTGCDFEFLARPGKVPDPYAG, from the coding sequence ATGGTCGATATGAAGCGCCCGGAGGAACTCAGAAGCCATCAGTGGTACGGCACCGACGGCCTGCGCTCCTTCAGCCACCGCGCCCGCACCCGCCAGCTCGGCTATCTCCCCGAGGAGCACGCAGGCAAGCCGGTCGTCGCGATCCTCAACACCTGGTCGGACATCAACCCCTGCCATGTCCACCTGCGCGACCGCGCCCAGGCCGTGAAGCGCGGGGTGTGGCAGGCGGGCGGCTTCCCGCTGGAGTTCCCGGTCTCCACCCTCAGCGAGACCTTCCAGAAGCCGACCCCGATGCTCTACCGCAACCTCCTCGCGATGGAGACCGAGGAACTGCTGCGGTCCTACCCCGTCGACGGCGCGGTGCTGATGGGCGGCTGCGATAAGTCGACCCCGGCGCTGCTCATGGGCGCCGCCTCCGTGGACCTGCCCACCGTCTTCGTGCCGGCCGGGCCCATGCTGCCGGGCCACTGGCGCGGCGAGGTGCTCGGCTCCGGCACCGACATGTGGAAGTACTGGGACGACAAGCGCGCGGGCCTCGTCGGCGACTGCGAGATGGCCGGGCTGGAGAGCGGCCTGGCCCGCTCGCCCGGCCACTGCATGACCATGGGTACGGCGTCCACGCTGACGGCCGCCGCCGAGGCGCTCGGCGTGACCGTGCCGGGCGCGTCCAGCATCCCGGCGGTCGACTCGGGACACGACCGGATGGCCGCCAAGGCGGGCCTGGCGATCGTCGAACTGGTCTGCAGGGACCGGAAGTTGAGCGATATCCTCACCCGCGAGGCCTTCACGGACGCCGTCACCACCGTCCTCGGCCTCGGCGGCTCCACCAACGCCGTGATCCATCTGATCGCCATGGCGGGCCGCGCCGGCGTGCGGCTCACCCTGGACGACTTCGACCGCATCGCCCGGACCGTGCCCGTCCTCGCCAATGTCCGCCCCGGCGGACAGCGGTACCTGATGGAGGACTTCCACTTCGCGGGCGGCCTGCCCGGCTTCCTGTCCCGGATCACCGACCTGCTCCATCTGGACCGGCCGACGGTGTCGTACGATACCCTGCGCGAGCAGCTGGACGGCGCGCGGGTGCACGACGACGACGTCATCCGCCCCCGCGACAACCCGGTCGCGAGCGAGGGCGGGGTCGCGGTGCTGCGCGGAAACCTCTGCCCGGACGGCGCAGTCATCAAGCACATCGCCGCCGAGCCCCGCCTGCTCAAGCACACCGGCCCGGCCGTCGTCTTCGACGACTACAAGACCATGCAGCGCACCATCAACGACCCCGCGCTCGGCATCACGGCCGACAGCGTGCTGGTGCTGCGGGGCGCCGGGCCCAAGGGCGGCCCCGGCATGCCCGAGTACGGCATGCTCCCCATCCCGGACCACCTGCTGCAGCAGGGCGTGCGGGACATGGTCCGGATCTCCGACGCCCGGATGAGCGGCACGAGTTACGGTGCCTGTGTGCTGCACGTGGCCCCGGAGTCGTACGTCGGCGGCCCGCTGGCGCTCGTCCGGACCGGGGATCTCATCACCCTGGACATCGACGCCCGCAGCCTCCATCTCCACGTGGACGACGCTGAGTTGGCCCTGCGCAGGTCCCGGTGGACGCCCCCGTCCGCCCGGCACGAACGTGGCTACGGCGTCCTCTACAACGGGCAGATCACCCAGGCCGACACCGGCTGCGACTTCGAGTTCCTCGCCCGGCCCGGCAAGGTGCCGGACCCGTACGCGGGCTGA
- a CDS encoding HAD family acid phosphatase, with the protein MRKSHRVVAAGAACALAGVALYSAGAATAGQSTANSTHEPYNMGQLVKDIDTYYGTTADGNGVYQASPDSPYAKDLTQLDADAKRYIDKAARKAHRHGEKPAVMFDIDDTLLLSLDYEKRYNYTYNPTTWNDYVNRADRPAVFGSPELVRYAESKGVEVFYNSGLSEAQRAAAVANLKKVGADVNLDADHMFLKDKANPPAYLSDCATPGTWNCTTVQYKSGTRQHIEDDLGYEIIANFGDQYSDLNGGYADRTYKIPNPTYFVS; encoded by the coding sequence ATGCGGAAGTCCCACAGAGTCGTCGCCGCCGGTGCCGCCTGCGCTCTTGCCGGCGTCGCGCTGTACAGCGCGGGCGCGGCCACCGCCGGGCAGTCGACGGCGAACTCCACCCACGAGCCCTACAACATGGGGCAGTTGGTGAAGGACATTGACACCTACTACGGCACGACCGCCGACGGCAACGGCGTCTACCAGGCGTCCCCGGACAGCCCGTACGCCAAGGACCTGACGCAGCTCGACGCCGACGCCAAGCGGTATATCGACAAGGCGGCCCGCAAAGCGCACCGTCACGGCGAGAAGCCGGCCGTCATGTTCGACATCGACGACACGCTGCTGCTCAGCCTCGACTACGAGAAGCGCTACAACTACACGTACAACCCCACCACGTGGAACGACTACGTGAACCGCGCCGACCGGCCTGCCGTCTTCGGCAGTCCCGAGCTGGTGCGGTACGCCGAGTCCAAGGGCGTCGAGGTCTTCTACAACTCGGGTCTGTCGGAGGCGCAGCGCGCCGCCGCCGTCGCCAACCTGAAGAAGGTCGGCGCCGATGTGAACCTCGACGCCGACCACATGTTCCTCAAGGACAAGGCCAACCCGCCGGCCTACCTGAGCGACTGCGCCACCCCGGGCACCTGGAACTGCACGACCGTCCAGTACAAGTCCGGCACCCGCCAGCACATCGAGGACGACCTCGGGTACGAGATCATCGCCAACTTCGGCGACCAGTACTCGGACCTCAATGGCGGCTACGCCGACCGCACGTACAAGATCCCGAACCCGACGTACTTCGTCTCCTGA
- a CDS encoding NCS2 family permease translates to MSVDRYFRISERGSTVGREIRGGVATFFTMAYILVLNPIILGSAKDKYGHSLDTGQLVTATALVACVMTIVMGVGGNLPLAIAAGLGLNAVVAFQLAPLMSWPDAMGLVVLEGLIICLLVLTGLRKAIMNAIPHQLKQAIGVGIGLFIAFIGFVDAGFVSRVPDAANTTVPVQLGAVGRLTGWPVLVFCLGVLLTIALLARKVKGAILISIVTMTVVAIVINAVAGIKSWGLTTPKVPDKIVAAPDFGLIGHFSLFGGFAKAGVLTAVLLVFTLILSDFFDAMGTIVGISAEAGLLDEKGQVPGIGRVLFIDGAAAVAGGLGSASSNTAYIESAAGVGEGARTGLANLVTGGLFGLALFLTPLLTIVPLQAAAPALIAVGFLMMAHVKHIDWDRYEIAIPAFVTIAVMPFTYSITDGIGAGFVSYALIKTVLGKARDVDWLLWGVSVLFLVYFAIDPVEQALGVK, encoded by the coding sequence ATGTCAGTGGACCGGTATTTCAGGATATCCGAGCGGGGATCCACGGTTGGCCGGGAGATACGCGGCGGCGTCGCCACGTTCTTCACCATGGCCTACATCCTTGTCCTGAATCCGATCATCCTGGGCAGCGCCAAGGACAAGTACGGACACTCCCTCGACACCGGCCAACTGGTCACCGCCACCGCGCTGGTGGCCTGTGTGATGACGATCGTCATGGGCGTCGGCGGCAATCTCCCGCTCGCGATCGCCGCCGGCCTCGGCCTCAACGCCGTCGTCGCCTTCCAGCTGGCACCACTGATGAGCTGGCCCGACGCGATGGGTCTGGTGGTCCTGGAGGGCCTGATCATCTGTCTGCTGGTGCTCACCGGGCTCCGAAAAGCGATCATGAACGCGATCCCGCATCAGCTGAAGCAGGCCATCGGCGTCGGCATCGGCCTGTTCATCGCGTTCATCGGCTTCGTCGACGCCGGATTCGTCAGCCGTGTCCCCGACGCCGCGAACACCACCGTGCCCGTGCAGCTGGGCGCCGTCGGACGGCTCACCGGCTGGCCCGTGCTCGTGTTCTGTCTCGGCGTGCTCCTCACCATCGCGCTGCTCGCGCGGAAGGTGAAGGGCGCGATCCTCATCAGCATCGTGACGATGACCGTCGTCGCGATCGTCATCAACGCCGTCGCCGGCATCAAGAGCTGGGGCCTGACCACGCCCAAGGTGCCCGACAAGATCGTGGCCGCACCGGACTTCGGGCTCATCGGTCACTTCAGCCTGTTCGGCGGCTTCGCCAAGGCCGGCGTCCTCACCGCCGTCCTGCTGGTCTTCACTCTGATCCTGTCCGACTTCTTCGACGCCATGGGCACGATCGTCGGCATCAGCGCGGAGGCCGGGCTGCTGGACGAGAAGGGGCAGGTGCCCGGCATCGGCCGCGTGCTGTTCATCGACGGCGCCGCGGCCGTCGCCGGCGGGCTCGGCTCCGCCTCCTCCAACACCGCCTATATCGAGTCCGCGGCCGGCGTCGGCGAGGGCGCCCGCACCGGCCTCGCCAACCTCGTCACCGGCGGCCTGTTCGGCCTCGCCCTCTTCCTCACCCCGCTGCTCACCATCGTCCCGCTCCAGGCGGCGGCGCCCGCGCTGATCGCCGTCGGCTTCCTGATGATGGCCCACGTCAAGCACATCGACTGGGACCGGTACGAGATCGCCATCCCGGCGTTCGTGACCATCGCGGTGATGCCGTTCACGTACTCCATCACCGATGGCATCGGCGCCGGGTTCGTGTCCTACGCGCTCATCAAGACGGTGCTGGGGAAGGCGCGGGACGTCGACTGGCTGTTGTGGGGGGTCTCGGTGCTGTTCCTCGTGTACTTCGCGATCGACCCGGTGGAGCAGGCTCTCGGGGTGAAGTGA